GGTCACATACTTGTCTCCTTGTGTTTCTGCAGATCTGATTTATATTCACTGTGATCGATCAGAACTCTCACTAGGACTTTCCGGATCCAGACCCAGGACCGCAAAGGAACTAGACCCCTCCCAAGTGAGTAAGTAGCCCCAGCACTCCCTCAGTCTGTGGAATTAGGGATGGTCTGGTCTGACTGAAATCACTTGGCACCCTATAGTATCCTGGGTGGCGAAAAGCACACTTTCCAGTAGACACAGACTGTAAAGCAGTGTGAATCTGCAGTGAGAAGAATTGATATCTAAAAATCTCAGGAAACCAATCATTTCGTTTTCTGTTTTTACTAATTATACTATGTAGAACTTATATAAAATTGATTGACTTATAGTAAACACTGTACTAGTGAGAGAATATAGACCTTTAAATactaaactaaatttattttaatctagCACATCTGGAAccagtgggattcatctcagagcTTAGAATTGGCTGAGGAAGCTAAAGTTACTTAACCAAACCCAGGGTCAGGTCAGGAAAATGCTCATTAACTTAGACAAGTGAATTTTTGAGACCATGGCCTTCAGATTGCCTGGATTATTTCCATGGAAATGCCACAGCAAGTTACTCAAAGTTTAGTTAGATATCCAAAGTGTTCAGATGTTACAGATATGAGTagctgttttttaaataataaagggcTAAAGTGGCCATATGTCCCGGCTTTTCTGTAATTGATCCAATTATCTTTTTTAGTCCATAAAGGCAGTTAGTTCATTGACTGTATTACCTGATGTGGTATCATCAGATCTCTATTTTAGAATTAGACATAGAGGCAGGCAGAGTGTATGAAAGaacatggctataggagggatcAGAATTTCTGATTTCTTCCTAATCACCAAGGAACACCACTCCCTTCAATAAGAGCAAGACCCTGCAAGACTGTTGTTTAGGAACCAGCTGGGTATGTGTTTGTCTTTCACTTTTCCTAAAATTGGACGACTACTTCCATTTaatgccctttttaaaaaaatagtatcacCAGAAGTGCTGAGTTTTACATTGATTTTACATATTGATGTCTCAGGCTATTTTTCTGTTTATCCATAGAAAATGATTTGTCCACATCCTTGAAAGAACATACTCTATTTATAGAAAATAACCACTtctaatccttttaccttcccATTTCACAAGTACTGCAGAAGGCTGTGATGAACCAGTAGCATATAAAGTACTGACAGGTACCTATATTTTGCAGGAAGATTATCATTTCAGATTCCCTGgtggaggaaaacaaaaacactctgGTCTTGTTTCCAATGATGCAAGTGTGATTGTTGGCGTCTTCATGAGCTCCAGAGGTCACAGCACGCTACCACGGACTCTCATGGCCCCTCGGATGATTTCTGAGGGAGACATAGGAGGCATTGCTCAAAtcacctcctctctcttcctgggCAGAGGTAGTGTGGCCTCCAACCGGCATCTCCTCCAAGCTCGTGGCATCACCTGCATTGTTAATGCTACCATTGAGATCCCCAATTTCAACTGGCCCCAATTTGAATATGTTAAAGTGCCTCTGGCTGACATGCCTCATGCCCCCATTGGACTATACTTTGACACTGTGGCCGACAAGATCCACAGTGTGAGCAGGAAGCATGGAGCCACCTTGGTGCACTGTGCTGCAGGGGTGAGCCGCTCGGCTACTCTCTGCATTGCTTACCTGATGAAGTTCCACAGTGTGTGCCTGCTGGAGGCGTACAACTGGGTGAAAGCCCGGAGGCCTGTCATCAGGCCCAATGTAGGCTTCTGGAGGCAGCTGATAGACTACGAGCGCCAGCTTTTTGGGAAGTCGACAGTGAAAATGGTACAGACGCCTTATGGCGTAGTTCCAGACGTTTATGAGAAAGAGTCCCGACACCTGATGCCTTACTGGGGGATTTAATGCCGCCAAAGCCTGCATCAGCAGCCCCTTGAGCAGTGCCAGCATCTGCTCCACACCGTCTGCTCCCCTCTTCACCTTTCTTTTCAAATGGTTGACTTTTGGTTCTCCCTGAAGTGTTTTTTTACACTGGGTGTTCAAGTTTATTTTAAGAggtagggagaggaggggaggaacatAAGTGGAATGCATACATTGctagtaacatttttaaaactaacaTTTTGGAGTAGTGTTTATGAAAATCTTTAACTggcttttaatcatttttaataatttgaacaGTTTAATAAACTGGTTCTGCTCTATTTTGAATCCCACGCCTTTTGGCATCATGTCTGGTGCAGGAGGAGCTCAGTGCAAAAACCACTCTGGGCCCTGGTTAACCCTCCAGAGACAAGGTTTGCCTAAGGCTGCTGCCCACACAGCGTTTAGGGAAAACTGACACCAGCTCTAGTCTCTACTGGATTAGCcctactctctcccttcccctttattATTTagtaactttgtaaattaaaaaaaaaatcaactttattaTTTAGCTGTTAAGTAATTACAACAAAATCTGCTGCAAACGGTCTGTTGGAATCAATGTGCCCCAGGACTAtatcaacattatttttaataaacctaTCTGCTTTAACATATTAGAATTTTTACTAAGAAgaatttcagtgtgtgtgtgtgtgtgtgtgtgtgtgtgaatgaaagATTCTCTCTAATGTTAAAATATGGCTCCTGTGACAATGATGAACACTACTTAAAATAGACATCCCAGCTGAATCGTGTCAACATTTCACATCCTTGCAGATGGGTAGGTATTAATATCATTTACAGTGCTGCAACATTGTAAAACAGCATAAAATAAAAGGTAGTTTTCAGTTGTCTTTTGGTAACCAAAGGAGTGAATCCTCCATTAAAGAAATCAGTTTTTCCCAAAAGGTATGCCTTTGTTTGACTATGAAGACACACAAATTCCTAAACCAAACATTAATACCAGGTAATAAGCAAATAATagcttgctttgttgcaacttgGACAAAGTTTCAACTGCTCCTAATACAGTTGACAACACAACTCACTAGAGACTTGGTAGTTTAATTAGTTCTCTATTCTCTGTTCCTGGAA
The DNA window shown above is from Saccopteryx bilineata isolate mSacBil1 chromosome 2, mSacBil1_pri_phased_curated, whole genome shotgun sequence and carries:
- the DUSP14 gene encoding dual specificity protein phosphatase 14, whose product is MSSRGHSTLPRTLMAPRMISEGDIGGIAQITSSLFLGRGSVASNRHLLQARGITCIVNATIEIPNFNWPQFEYVKVPLADMPHAPIGLYFDTVADKIHSVSRKHGATLVHCAAGVSRSATLCIAYLMKFHSVCLLEAYNWVKARRPVIRPNVGFWRQLIDYERQLFGKSTVKMVQTPYGVVPDVYEKESRHLMPYWGI